DNA sequence from the Deltaproteobacteria bacterium genome:
CATCTTCCGGCGCAACCGAACTAACAGCGCTATCCTTAAGAGAGCCTATCTCTAAAGCATTGACGATGTCGCCTTGCGCGGCAACGAGTGTTTTCTCCAGCGGTTGATTGTTGCCGTCAAACAACTTGGCCTCTATCTTAATTTCCGACATCGGCCTGTTTGTATTGTTTACCACCTCGCCTCGAATATTTAACACTTGCTGACCATCATCAAGAGTAGCTACCGTTGAACGCAGCTTCGCTAGTTCTAGCCCTGCTGGCGGTTGAGAACTGACACTGTCACTATCTAAGGAAAGCAAAACTGTAGCGAGAGCATCCACTCTCGAAATTAACAGTCCAGCAACTCCGAGAAGAATGCAAACGAGCAGCGGAAAGAAACATGCGAAATATAGAGGCCTATTGCTCAAAACCTCCTTTTCTTCACTAGCAATTGGTTGAGGCGATAAGTCCGGCTCGTCTTGCTCCGACATATCAAACGAATCAAATGAATCGAAATCAGAAAATACCTGTATAGGGCCTCGCTCCTCAACATGAGTCTCTGAATGACTTGCCGGCATCACTAGCTCGTAGCTTTCAGAGCTATTACTCTTAAACTCTTTCTCCAGAGAAGCTAACTTCGACGGCGAAGATATTGTTTCCAAGGAAGAAACGACGTCACCTGCTGCCTTGTCTATCGCCGCGATGTCTGAGCGGCAGCAATCGGGCAAATCGACGTAAGGAGAATTTGTTTTGGTGAAAAAATCCGAAGGCGAATAAGCCTGAGGCCAATCTACTCGCCGATCAGCTTGATTTAGATCATGTAAACGCTCCAAGGCCTCCTTTCTAAAGCGCAATACGCCGTTAGAAATTGCGTCTTCATTTAAGCGCTTGCGCAAGACCGAAGACATATCGATTTCTATCTTCTGCGTATCATCAGTAGGCCAATCAGCCGTAATGAGTGCCGAAGGGCCACTATCAAGCATATCGCCAAAAGTCTTTATCGGACTTTCATAGCACTTACTCTCAGCAGAAGCTTCAGGAGCAAACATATCCAACTGCTGCCACTTGCTGCCACACTTTTCGACTGACGCCGGGACTCCCTCGGAAGCGCACACCGCGGAAATACTACGCGATGCAACTTTGCTATTCCCAAAATCTGCCGCGCATACATGCTCTAAACCAACGCTCTCAAAAAAAGTGTTATCGCAACGAGAACAATGAAACTGCGGGCTAGTCAAACCAGCAAGCTGAGCATCGGAAACGCCAAACTTGGTCTTACACTTTGGACACTGAACGATCATCTACCTTCTCCTCACAAAAAACTATATATCCGCCATATCGTCGTCCTCCGATATGGCATTAAAATTCTTATTATCAGTGATCTGCTAAAAAACGTACCGAAACGACTTCTAGTAAGGGCCTAAGTACCACGTTTGCGTTATTGGCTCCATCTATATGTAACTTAAAGTGTTTAAGCCATGTCGAAAATGAACTTTTTCTTACTTAAACTCTATTCTGAACGCCTGAAGCTAGGCCTATCAGAGAGCGCCAACATACTCCATAGATATTTGGCGCAATAAAAAAAACGCCCTCTATTAATTTCTTTTCGTCATAAGATCATTGTGTTAATTTCATTCTTCACAAGTTATTGATTGCGATGCTATCCCTTCGCAACAAGCAGATTATCGCCCTTAATTCAGAGATACTAACTATGACAACAATGCCATTGTTCGCCAATGCTCTTTCGCAACTCGATCTAGCACTAGCACATGTACAGTTATCGCCCGATACCATAGCTTTGCTAAAGCACCCGAAAGCTGTTCACATCTTTGCCATTCCAGTGCGCATGGACAATGGTGCTTTAAAATTTTTCACGGGCTATCGAGTTCTCTATGACGATTCTCGGGGCCCAGGCAAGGGCGGGATTCGATTTCACCCGGATGTAAATTTAGATGAAGTGCAGTCACTCGCGTTTTGGATGACATTTAAATGCGCTGCAGTTAACTTGCCATTTGGCGGAGCTAAGGGCGGAGTTCGCGTACACCCAAAAAACTTATCAAAGCTGGAACTCGAAAGGTTAAGTCGCGGTTATATCAATGCCGTAGCGGATGTAATCGGACCCGACAGAGATATCCCGGCGCCAGATGTCTACACAAATGAAACAATTATGGGTTGGATGTCGGACCAATATAAAATTATCAAGAGAGAACACATACCAGCCGTCATAACCGGCAAACCCCTATCACTAGGAGGCTCTTTGGGGAGAGCAGACGCCACTGCGCGGGGCGGATTTTATGTGCTCGAATCGCTAAAAAAGGGGCTCGGCTTAGACAAACCCCATCCTACAATGGCTATTCAGGGTTTTGGCAATGCTGGGTATAATTTTGCTAAACTTGCTAGTGACGCAGGTTATAGAGTGGTCGCACTTAGCGACTCCAAGGGCGGCATTTACAAGAAGGACGGCTTAGATGCTCCAAGCGTTTATAAAATTAAACACGAGACTAACCAACTACAAGCAGTATATTGCAAGGGCTCGGTATGCGAAGTGCTCGAATACGAACACATTACGAATGAGCAACTTCTAGAGCTAGAGGTCGATGTCTTAGTCCCCGCAGCCTTAGAGGGTCAGGTTACTGCCAAGAATGCAAACAATATAAAGGCAAGTATTGTGCTTGAACTCGCCAATGGCCCCACGACGCCGGAGGCCGATAAGATTCTTTTTGATAAGGGCGTAGTGGTAATTCCAGACATCTTGGCTAACGCGGGAGGGGTAACTGTCAGCTACTACGAGTGGGTACAAAACAGGGCTGGCTATTACTGGACGGCAAACGAGGTGTACTCTAAATTGGAAGTAGCGATGAATCAAAGCGCAAAATTAGTGGATAACATCCGCAAGGAGAAGCACTGCTCTATGCGAACGGCTGCCTATGTGCTAGCACTTAGGCGCGTTGCCTCGGCTATTGAAGAAAAGGGGACTCAGGAGTATTTTCTTAAGAATGGTCCAAGCTAAAACACAGTGGAAAAAGATCTTAAGAACAGACTGAGAAACACTAACTTCATTTGTGGAAGAAATCCACTTATGGAGACGATTAAATCGAGCCCTCAAAATATTTGCGAGGTTTTTGCGACAAAGAGTTCTTTGGATTGGTTGCGAAAGACTTCTCTTAGCGATAAACTTGCTAAGTTAAAAAAGCCCATCCTTGAGGCTAGCAAAGACGCGTTTGAGCAAGCAGTCCCAGGGTTAGTTCATCAGGGCGTAGTTACAACACTCAATCAGCGAAGACTTTTTAGCCTTAAGGAGCTAATACAGATTAGCGCTCGCTCAAATGCAAGCGGGATAATCGTAGCGCTGGACGAACTGCAAGACCCACAAAATATGGGTGCGGTACTTCGCGTTGCAGAATGTGGCGGTGTAGATGGAGTAATAGGAACGAAGCGCCGCAGTGTTGGCATAACCCCAGCTGTGGCAAAGGCTAGTGCTGGTGCAAGTGAAACTATGCCAATCTCGCTCGTTACAAATCTAAACGAAGCGTTAAAGGAACTAAAAAATAATGGTTTCTGGATCATAGGAACGGATGCGGGCAAGCAAGCCAATAATCTCTTTGAAACAAAGCTTCCCTCGGAACCAATAGTCCTTGTGTTTGGTTCCGAAGGAAAGGGATTAAGGCGATTAGTAAAGGAACATTGCGATATTATGCTAAAGATACCCCTCATGGGTAAAATTGAATCGCTAAACGTGAGCCAAGCCGCTTCAATATTACTGTTTGAAGCGCTTAGACAAAGAGCATTCTCAAGTGTTAAGGCAAAAATGAAATGAGCAAAACGATAGCTAAGAGAGTATTTTCGGGGGTGCAGCCGTCTGGAACACAGGTTCACATTGGAAATTATTTCGGAGCGATGAAGCATTTTGTCGAACTTGCAAAGGAACACGAGACAATTATTTGCATAGTTGACCTACATGCGCTTACTTCGGTAAAGAGCGCTTCCGATCTTAGATCTCACTCCGCCTCTCTTGCGGCCGCTTATTTAGCAATCGGCATTGATCCAAGGCAGGCCATTATCTTTCGCCAATCGGATGTGCCGGAAGTTTGCGAACTCGCGTGGTATTTAGCCTGTCATTTTCCACTGGGATTACTCGAGAGAGCACATGCAGTAAAAGATGCCAAGGCAAAAAACATTAACATTAATTCGGGTGTAATGTTTTACCCGATATTAATGGCGGCAGATATACTATTGTACAAAGCAAGTCTCGTCCCTGTGGGTGCCGATCAAAAGCAACACGTGGAGATGACGCGAGATGTGGCCGAGAGATTTAATTTGCAGTTTGGTTCCATATTCCCTGTCCCGGAGGCACTCATAACCGAGGAGACCGGTGTAATTAGGGGAATAGATGGTCGAAAAATGTCAAAGAGCTATGACAACTTCATAGGCTTATTTGAAGAACCTTCTGCTATGCGAAAAAAGGTAATGCGAATAGTTACGGACTCAAAGAGCGTAGAGGACGTTAAGGATCCCGAGCAATGCAACGTATTTCAAATGTTCAAACTTTTCGCTAGCAAGGAAGCTTGCGAAAACCTCGCTAGACAATATCGAGAAGGTGGCATGGGATACGGAGTGGCAAAAAAGGAGCTCTTTGACATTATGCAGCTTGCCCTTTCGCCGTTTCGAGAAAAGTACAATCACTGGGTATCACAAAAAGACGAGCTTGAAGATATTCTCCTAGACGGCGCTAAGCGCGCGCGAAAAATAGCGACACAAACAATCTCTGCGGTTAGACTAACCCTAGGAACCGGCTCACTCAAGGCAAGTAAAACATGAGGGTTTTTATGTAGTTATGTAGCTTATTGAAGCAAAAGCTGCTCCTTGGCTGATACTAATATATACGGGCGTAAAACTAAGAAGATTGTTTTGCCATTGTTTATGTTTTTTTTAGATGAGGATAATTGCTATGCCAGGCACCTTAGTCGATAAATTACTAGAATCCTTTGATAAATTGGATAACTGCATAACAGAAACCAGAGACGTCCTAGGCGCAAAGCAGGATGTCCCAAAAGACGTAATGGCGAGAATCGATTATTACGCTGAAATAGTTTCTAAGCAGAGAAAGTTGGCGTCTGCGCTACGCGAACACGTTAGCAGCGCAAATTGGGACGAGGTAACTAGACATGTTCGCTTGATTAACGGTTACTCGACAATGATTCACGAGGACGCACGAGATATTCTTGCTAGTGTAGTCACAGATTCAGGCGCAGATAAAGAAAACGCCCTGCTAAGTTAGACCAAGATAGAGAGCTCGCACTTACTACGCGGCCAGCCGAACAGTCGGCCGCGTAGTAAAAAAAATCAAACCTCAACTGTCTGCATATGAGTAGCAGGCGCCGCGTCCCAGTTAAATTTCTTTTTTAGTGCATTAGCAAAAGCACGACTTGCTTCGGGTTCACCGTGAATTATCCTAACCTGCTTTGGCGTTCCCTTGGATTCGGCTAGCCATTTTAACAACTCATCTCTATCGGCGTGGGCAGAAAGTCCGGATATAGTGTCTACTTGTGCCCTAATGGGAATATCTTCTCCAAAAATCCTAATATACTTTGCTCCCGACTGGATTATACTTCCGCGTGAACCTCGTGCTTGGTATCCCACAAAAAGCACCGTAGTATCCTCTGAGTGAATCCAGTTCTTTAAATGATGCAAGATGCGGCCTCCAGTAGCCATACCGCTAGCAGAAATAATGATCCTTGGGCCCTTTAAATGATTTAGCGCCATGGAATCCTGCACAGCTCTACAAAAGGAAGTCTTTGCAGTTAATAGCGGAATCTTTCCCAACTCCATTAGCTTTGCGCTCTCTTCATCAAAATCATTCCGAAAGTTGTAATAAATTTTAGTAGCATCTACTGCCATGGGCGAATCGACGTAGACCGGGATAATGGGTATTTTCCCGTCGCGCTCAAGTTCGGCTAGGTAGTAGAGTAAAGTTTGTGTACGCCCTACGGCAAATGCGGGAATAATTAGTGGCCCCCTCCTGACTACAGCAGCTTTCACTATTTGCGCTAACTCGTCTGCGACGTTCCCTTCGCCATGTATGCGGTTTCCATACGTTGACTCGCAGAGCAATAAATCGCCAAAATCAACCGGACTAGGGGGTGGTAGCAATGGCGTATCGTAGCGTCCAATATCGCCTGAAAAAGTAATTCGCTTCTTAAAAATATCGACAGTCAACGACACCGAACCTAAAATATGACCGGCGCAGCGAGGCTCCACTGATACGTTGGGAAGAATCTCTGTTTGTTTATCGCGCTCAATAATCTTAAAAAGTTTTAGCGTCTCTTCGACATCCTTTTCGGTATATAGTGGCTTTGCAGGATGATGCTTGGAAGTCCCAGACTTGTTGGCATAAAATGCCTCTTCCTCCTGAAGATGCGCACTGTCGGGCAAGAGCAGTTTTAGTAGCTCAAAGGTTGCCGCCGTGCAATATATGGGCCCCGAATAACCTCGCCTCACAACTAATGGGAGATAACCACTGTGGTCGATATGTGCATGAGTTAGAACTATCGCCGATAGCGACAAAGGGTCAAACGGCGGCTCCGCCCAGTTGCGCAAGCGAAGCTCCTTGGTTCCCTGAAACAATCCGCAGTCAAATAGTATTTTCCTACTGCCAGCCTCGACCAAGAACTTCGACCCAGTAACGGTTCCCGCTGCGCCTAAAAACGTAAGTTTAATAGATGTCACAAAATTCTCCGCACTAGACCGTTTCCAAAAAGTAAGTTAAATATTTTACTTTTTGGAAACGGTATTTGTTGTTTATTGGCAAGTGCTTGCGCACTTGCTGTTTATACCATTTACAAAAATCCTTTTTGTAAATGGTATAATATTCCTCTGTGTTTTGATGGGCATTTAAGAAAAACACGCCCCTTAAGCAATTTACTTCAGACAATTCTTACAAATGCCGACCTAAAGTCAAGGATCACTAAGGACTGTCAGTAACCTAGCATGGACGATTCGAGTAACATTACACGGATATTATTCGTCGATAAAGACGAAAGATCTTTTCAAATATGGCAGTGTATTGCAGCAGCCATACAGAACCTGCCTCCAATTGAATTGATCCATGCAAGCAATGCTTCACATGGATTGCTAATGATTGGCCAGATAAAACCAGATTGCATTGTCCTTAACTTTGGCGACGAAGATCATTCAGAACTCGACACTTTTCTAAAAAATCTACTAGAAACACATCCCCCCATAATCGTGCAAGCAGAAGAAGAATTCTTCGATACACGAAGAGAAAATGTTTTCTTTGTCGAACAAAGTGGCTCGCTCGAAAGCATTCACAAGACACTATTAGCCGCCATTGAAAGTACTAACAACTCGTCGCGCAAAAATTCTAGCTGTCACTAGCCACTTCTTTGGAGATTTCGTCCGTAGACTCATCGCTAAAAGCGGAAAATTCCGACGTTATCTCAGTTAGCTGCACCTTAGTGTGACGCAAAACATCCTTACATATTTTAAAAGCAGCTAAAGCATCCTTCATCCTAGGCACTAACTGATCTATAGTAACCTTATTATCCTGTAGTTCCTGGGATAGAGATTCGAGTTTATTAAAATTTTCCTCAAACTTATTTTTGTTAACTTCACTAGCCATCGTCTTCTCCACTACTTAATGATTGCTGACCTATCGGTATCATGAAACTGCAATTCGATTTCCTGCTCTTTTAGAAGCTCGCTTCCCGACAAAACATACTTGCCATTGCCCCTTTCTCTAACCAGTACAAAACCCCTTTTTAACTGAACATCGGGCGACATGTCCCTAAGAGATTTTTCATGTTTCTCGAGCGAGAGTTCTCCAAATCGCAAACATTGCAACGCTAGACGAGGTAAATCCAGTGCTTTTACAAGGCGCAACTTGCCAGTCTCAAAAATAAACATGTATCCACGCACCAAACCTCTATTTGTCATAGCCATCTGCTTAAACCTATAAGTCATCAGCATGTTGCTCGATAGTTGAATGTCTCCCAAAACTTTCTTAAGCGAACGCCTCTCGCGCACAAATATGCTAGAGCTCAGTGCCGGCATAGGTCGCGTAATATCGATTAAGCGCCGCGATATATTAATTTGCAAACCGCGCGCGAGAGTCGGCAAACTCGCTCTGTATAACTCTAAAACTTCCGTTCGCGACATTATTAACCGTTTACACATACGCATAATTTGCGAAACTGCACCTCCCAAACTCGCCTCCGCAAGTTCGGCGACATGAACAACCGTCTTAACCATTTGCGAAATACTTTCGCGACAGCGACAGCGAAGATCTTCCACGATGCTAGCAAAAAAAGAACCGACATCTTTGGGCACACCCTCGCCTCTATAGCTTACATCCTGAACCGAGGACTGATCCTCTTGGTGTCCGATGGCCGACACAACTGGTACCTCGCAAAGACAAACCTGCTTTGCTAACTCATAATCATTAAAAATTGCGAGTTCAGCCGGACTACCACCACCGCGAAATATTAAAATCGCATCTATTCCAGGCAACGTGCCCAAAACGCGCAAACCATTGATGATTTGCTCCTTAGCTCCGGCACCTTGAACATTGGCCTTGTACCAAAAAAGCTCAAAACCAAAACGTGCCGTTTCTAAAGCGGCAAGAAAATCATTTATTACAGTCCCGCCAGAACTTGTAATAATGCCAAGTTTTGTTGGAAGAATGCTCAACTTGCATTTCTTATTAAGCCCAAATAGACCCTCCTTCTTTAGCCTCTCATTAGTCTTATCGCGCTCCGCTGCAATTTTTCCAATCGTATACTCAACTACCACGCTACAGATGGATAACGATATGGCACCCTTCCTAGGGTTTAAGCCAACTATCGCCTCAAACATAACATCGAGTTCAGGTTCGAGCTTAAACCCTCGCTCAAAAAGAGGCTTGCAAACGCGTTCTATATCTTCTTGCCAGACGAAACAACTTACGTGATCCGAAGGGTTCTCTAAATCCACTAGCTCCAAATACAAATGCTTGGGCTGAGTGACCTTAGCTATGACGCCTTTAACTAAAATGCGATTGGGGAAGGCCAGTAGAATTACATCTCGAATCTTAGCTATTAGCTCAGAGACGGTTATTGCCTGGCTAAGCAAGGGAGAAGAGCTTGCCGCAGCTGGAGCTTCGCCATCGCACTCATCAGAATTCTCACACTCTTTAGAAGGCTCTCCGACTTCCTCTATGATGACATCGGGGAATATTTTTTCTAAATCGCCAATTGAGACACTGGTTAGGGACGCAACCCAAACTTTTTTCTCTCCCACCCAGCGAGCTGCCGGAAGCTTTTTAATGGCATCCTTGGCACGAAAAGTCCCTGGGCCAGAAAAAGTAACTGTTTGCTTCGACCAATCGAGAGTGGCCTTAAGATTTTCCACTATATTATTAATAAGTAGCTATAAAAACAAATGGGGCTGCCCGAAAGCAGCCCCATTCTTTTAAGCTCTAAACATCAACTTCTCAATTACCGCCTTGCGCGCGTTTAAGCTTGATTAAAGCTTGCACCCAAGGTGAGTATTACCTTTTGAGTGTCTGTGGCAAACTCATCAGCATTGTAGTTAGCATACTTTATACCAACCATATAATGCTCGAAAAGTGCCTTCTGGATGTTAAAATCCCACTCTGTTCCGTAATCAGTGCTTCCTTCATCCGAAGAGAAGTAATGATATACCAAAGTGAGAGCTAAGCCATCAACTAACTCATGAACTCCAGACACTTGATACCCAAGCAAACCATAGGCATCCTGCAACCCATCTGCTGGAGTCGATACAAATTTATCGGCCCAACCATTCCACACATGTGTCGTTGAAAGAGGAGCCGATACTGCAATATCACCCTCGTCGCTGCCCAAGCTCTCAAACCCACCCTTTAGGGTGAACCCATAAGCACCAGCACCAGCCTCTGCGCGATAATAATGCGCATCATAGTCAGTTGGATTATCGCCGTGATCCATTTGGAAAGCGTACTCTAGGTCATAGAGCAAGCTCAATAGATCAGTTACTCCGTACTTTCCATCAAAACGAGCTCCAAAAGTATTGCTAGACACTGCTGGCAAATCTTCTAGATCTAACATATACGCATACGCTGCCAAAGCTCCTAAGGAGCAACCAGTGTACTTGGCATTTACGAGATGAGAATTTGACTCAACATCTCCAACTGGACTGCCATCGCCAAATATGCGGTTTGCGTTAAATATGTATCCGTACTGCAAGTTAAGTCCTGGAACCGACGTATTGCTTAGAGTTGCCGAATCAAATGTCTGATTATTTTGCCTCCATGCAACATCTCCTATCCAACGGACGTTATCGAGCACTATCTGCTTTCTACCAAAAGTTACAGCCGTATCGGGCACGCCATGATAGCCTATATATGCCTGATTAACTTCTGTCCCCTGAGGATCAGCTACTACCGGCCTGTCTGTCCTACCATTGACAGTGCTATTGTACAAATCTTTACCAATCTCAGTTACATCCTCAACTTCCAACAAACCCTTAAACCCCATAAAGTTTGCCGTCTTATACCCCAATCGAGTTTGCAAGGTAGAGGCTTTAGCATCATTGTCAAAGTCATCCTGGTCTACAAACTCATATCTATATCGGCCGCTAATATACGCCTTGCCGTTCTTAAAAAACTCTGCCACGTTACTCGCACTTGCGACGTCATCCGCAGCTAGAGCCTGTGAGTATGCACAGACACTAAACATGCCTACAGCACACAGACTTTTAACTACTCGAGCACTTTTACGCGAAGCTCTATTCATCATGTCATCTCCTTTGTTAATAACACACTCCCACTGATAGTTCTTGCGAAGAAATCCGTCACTAGATCTCAACTCATCACACAACTGTCAATAAAAATCGATATCCCCCACTCAAAGCACACAGCACATTTATAGTAAGACCGAAGTTCTGGACAGGAACTATCGACCGGATTAGAAAACAAATTGAACATTCTGTCTACAGCAATTTCGCTGCTGTATCTTCTAGGAAACACTGGCTTATTACTCGCAAATTATATACGACTTATTATGAGCATGTTTTCTAGCGCGTCCGCCAATTAAGCTCTTTCGCGCTCTCGAATGCCAAGAAAATACAACAACGCATCAAGCCCTAAGGTAGAAATCGAGTGTTTAACGCGACTTTTTACTATTGGTTTAGCGTGAAACGCTATTCCTAACCCAGCAGCGCTAAGCATGGGGAGATCATTTGCGCCGTCCCCCACGGCAATCGTTTGCTCCAGTTTAATCCCCTCTTTTATGGCCAATTCGCTTAACAACTCTGCCTTGCGCTGGCCGTCGACAATGCGCCCCAAACAGCGGCCGCTCAATCTTCCATCCTGAATTTCTAGCTCATTTGTATATACATAATCAAAGCCAAGCCTATCCTTTAATCTCTCACCAAAAAAAGAAAATCCACCCGACAAAATAGCTAGTTTGTATCCTAGCGCTTTAAGGATTCTACTAAGTTTTTCTGCCCCTTCCGACAAAACAAGTCCATCGGCGATTTGTTGAAGCACAGAGACATCCAGGCCTTCTAGCAATTTTACTCGCCTCTTTAGGCTTTCCGTAAAATCAATTTCCCCTCGCATGGCAGCAGAGGTTATAGCGCTTACCTCTTCCAATACACCGTGAGCACGGGCTAATTCGTCTATAACCTCTGCCTGAATTAAAGTTGAATCCATGTCAAATGCAATAAGGCGCCGATTGCGCCGATATAAATCGTCTGCTTGAAAAGCAATGTCTATGCCAGATGTATTGGAAATATCCAGCAACCGAGATTGGATTTCGCCGGTATCGTCAATGTCCCCACTAATGGCAAACTCAACACAATAGCATTCGCTGTCAATATACTTAGCTATCGGTCTACGGCAGGACATTCGAGTAATGACGTCGATATTTAGCCCAAAAGCCGCAATTACCTCCGTAACTGACGAAATTTCACTAGCGTTGAGCTCTCGTCCAAGAATAGTGAGCACGAAACGACTCTTATTCTCGGCGCTTACCCAATTATCGTACTGCTGAACGGAGATTGGCGTAAACTTCACAGTAAGCCCAAGTTCATGCGCCCTAAACAAAAACTTTTCTAAAACCGGAGATGACTCTTCTTTTTCTGGGATATTGACCAACAGGCCCAAGGAAAGAAAATTGTGGATGACCGCCTGACCAATGTCCAATATCTCTACATCATACTCTGAAAGTATTGCCGTAAGGGATGAGGTAAGTCCAGCCTTGTCCTCGCCAGAGATGTTCAACAGTAATATTTTTGCCATCGCTATGCTGCTGCCATGCGCCCATTAAGCTCATAGCAGCAAGCGGGGGCAATTGCAAAATTTAATTAGTAAATACCTTCTCGGCGCACAGGAAGAAAACCCAATTTCAGTTTAAACTTGCTAGGCGATATATACTGCTTGCATATCGCTTTCCATCGACATAATGACCCTTCACTCGCACTAATGCGCCGATTTCCAGTTCGCCTACAATTAGAGTATTTTGATCGAACACAAATTCCATATCATCTACAACAAAATTAGATTCGCTGCCTAACTTGAGCCTGCCCTGTAGATTAAATCGCTCGTCTGCATCATCTTGCGCACCAACATCTCTATGCTTAGTCAAGCCGCTAACACCAGCTGGCGTTTTAGAACGCGATAGCCGTGGCAAGTGAATCGGTGTCCTAAGTATTTGAGGAAGATCTTTTAAAAAGAAATTGGCCGGCGAAAACGTACCTCTATCGCTCATCTTGCTTCTCCATTGCTACATTTTGTTGCTACACCAACATCGTAAAGGGCGCATTTGCCGACACGCCCATCAAACTGTAATAATCTGACGGAAACAAGCGGTATCAGTGCATGCTATATGCCAACTCACTTGGCCTTGAGTTAGATAGCTCGTTAAACATACTCCAAACCGCTCTCTTCACGTTGTTATCCTATTGAAAACTAAGCATTTATTATGCAGCAATTAAATACGCGCAGCCAGCAAAGCATTGTCGTGCAAGAAGATTTCACGGGCGTCTATTAAGACCGAAATGGTAATTCAGATAAACAATTCTATGAAATAAATTCATGCCCGAACCGTATGGCACAAAATTGTGCACTTTTTTTTAAAAAAACCTCAAGTTTTTCAAAAAAGTAGTCGTTAGCCCATTCATGGCGATGATTGTTGTTCATTTTTGGACACCAATTTTGAACAAAAACGATGTAGTTTTCGGTAATTTAAGGGGCGTATATGAAAAACGTATTAATAGACATGGATAACTTCGACTCAGAAAAAATAGAGAATATAACTAGACTATCTAGAACGAATGTTCGAGCACGAAAGGGTACTTTGCTAAAGCTGCAATGGTTGGCAGAGCGCGTCCGAAAAATCGAACTAATAAAAAAACAGCTGGCCGAGGGCACGTATCATGTAGACTCGCGGGAAGTAAGCAGAGCTATACTGAGCTTAGACATTAAGAAATCTGGGAAGGAAGATATAGATATATAAGTCATTGTTGACGAAGGTTTGATTTTGATGGAAGACTGGCAAAATGTCCATCCTTAAGTCGAATCTCAATATTAACAGCGAGCAGTATAAGAAAAATTATTTAGACTATCAGTCTCTACTAGCCAAGTTAAACTCGTATTTGCAAAACAGCCTGACTCCACACAGCAAAAAGACTGAGGAGCTTGCGCGACGACGAAACAAGCTATTAGTCGAAGAACGCATAACTCATTTACTCGATCCTGGCTCACCATATTTAGCAGTCGCACCTCTCGCCGGCGCTGAAGTCTACGAAGGTCTGCCACCTGGAGCTGGAATTCATACTTTAATCGCTAGAATCTCTGGCAGAAAGTGCATGGTCATCGCCAATAACTCCACCATTAAAGGAGGAACGTATTTTCCGCTCACAGTAAAAAAACACCTTCGCGCCCAGGAAATTGCAGTAGAGAAC
Encoded proteins:
- a CDS encoding alginate export family protein, with the protein product MMNRASRKSARVVKSLCAVGMFSVCAYSQALAADDVASASNVAEFFKNGKAYISGRYRYEFVDQDDFDNDAKASTLQTRLGYKTANFMGFKGLLEVEDVTEIGKDLYNSTVNGRTDRPVVADPQGTEVNQAYIGYHGVPDTAVTFGRKQIVLDNVRWIGDVAWRQNNQTFDSATLSNTSVPGLNLQYGYIFNANRIFGDGSPVGDVESNSHLVNAKYTGCSLGALAAYAYMLDLEDLPAVSSNTFGARFDGKYGVTDLLSLLYDLEYAFQMDHGDNPTDYDAHYYRAEAGAGAYGFTLKGGFESLGSDEGDIAVSAPLSTTHVWNGWADKFVSTPADGLQDAYGLLGYQVSGVHELVDGLALTLVYHYFSSDEGSTDYGTEWDFNIQKALFEHYMVGIKYANYNADEFATDTQKVILTLGASFNQA
- a CDS encoding exodeoxyribonuclease VII small subunit: MASEVNKNKFEENFNKLESLSQELQDNKVTIDQLVPRMKDALAAFKICKDVLRHTKVQLTEITSEFSAFSDESTDEISKEVASDS
- a CDS encoding flagellar biosynthesis anti-sigma factor FlgM, which produces MKNVLIDMDNFDSEKIENITRLSRTNVRARKGTLLKLQWLAERVRKIELIKKQLAEGTYHVDSREVSRAILSLDIKKSGKEDIDI
- the serB gene encoding phosphoserine phosphatase SerB, encoding MAKILLLNISGEDKAGLTSSLTAILSEYDVEILDIGQAVIHNFLSLGLLVNIPEKEESSPVLEKFLFRAHELGLTVKFTPISVQQYDNWVSAENKSRFVLTILGRELNASEISSVTEVIAAFGLNIDVITRMSCRRPIAKYIDSECYCVEFAISGDIDDTGEIQSRLLDISNTSGIDIAFQADDLYRRNRRLIAFDMDSTLIQAEVIDELARAHGVLEEVSAITSAAMRGEIDFTESLKRRVKLLEGLDVSVLQQIADGLVLSEGAEKLSRILKALGYKLAILSGGFSFFGERLKDRLGFDYVYTNELEIQDGRLSGRCLGRIVDGQRKAELLSELAIKEGIKLEQTIAVGDGANDLPMLSAAGLGIAFHAKPIVKSRVKHSISTLGLDALLYFLGIRERERA
- the xseA gene encoding exodeoxyribonuclease VII large subunit, which encodes MENLKATLDWSKQTVTFSGPGTFRAKDAIKKLPAARWVGEKKVWVASLTSVSIGDLEKIFPDVIIEEVGEPSKECENSDECDGEAPAAASSSPLLSQAITVSELIAKIRDVILLAFPNRILVKGVIAKVTQPKHLYLELVDLENPSDHVSCFVWQEDIERVCKPLFERGFKLEPELDVMFEAIVGLNPRKGAISLSICSVVVEYTIGKIAAERDKTNERLKKEGLFGLNKKCKLSILPTKLGIITSSGGTVINDFLAALETARFGFELFWYKANVQGAGAKEQIINGLRVLGTLPGIDAILIFRGGGSPAELAIFNDYELAKQVCLCEVPVVSAIGHQEDQSSVQDVSYRGEGVPKDVGSFFASIVEDLRCRCRESISQMVKTVVHVAELAEASLGGAVSQIMRMCKRLIMSRTEVLELYRASLPTLARGLQINISRRLIDITRPMPALSSSIFVRERRSLKKVLGDIQLSSNMLMTYRFKQMAMTNRGLVRGYMFIFETGKLRLVKALDLPRLALQCLRFGELSLEKHEKSLRDMSPDVQLKRGFVLVRERGNGKYVLSGSELLKEQEIELQFHDTDRSAIIK